A genome region from Synchiropus splendidus isolate RoL2022-P1 chromosome 5, RoL_Sspl_1.0, whole genome shotgun sequence includes the following:
- the LOC128759373 gene encoding homeodomain-interacting protein kinase 1-like yields the protein MKSEPGSYFSVSLAKWLKDTVMFRSAKHSASAAVPPAELKKGDVLRVKSGQYLVMDFIGEGAFGRVAKCLDTKSEDMVAIKIFKSTRDSKDRVREMSILDAIKSLDPEKKNVVRFISFFGIQKNSFLVFEMLDRSLSYLLRQQKKRPLSLNEIRPITHQLLVALDALKGIGILHTDVKPDNIMLVNHKDLPYRVKLIDFGNGIPTSKVHIGMSMQPPSLRAPEVTLGLPISEAVDMWGLGCVLAFLYFGFHIFPGRCNHRIKVICQLLGQPRDKLLDVGLNTNLYFSKKENGPLKWMFRFANECFKLSKIERKLQKITLDSPLTIDLAVHRFYKIKNTVECKDKIEFLGLLKWMLQPESKRRVCPSKALLHSFVTMSHLTKQKKSCSYVTEAVNLMAVVPKEKAGQ from the coding sequence ATGAAAAGTGAACCCGGCTCCTACTTCAGTGTGTCTCTCGCTAAATGGCTTAAAGATACAGTGATGTTCCGCTCAGCCAAACACAGCGCCTCTGCGGCGGTGCCACCAGCCGAGCTGAAGAAGGGCGACGTTCTCCGGGTCAAGTCCGGCCAGTACCTCGTGATGGACTTCATCGGAGAGGGCGCGTTCGGCAGAGTTGCCAAGTGCTTGGACACCAAATCCGAAGACATGGTGGCCATCAAGATCTTCAAGTCCACGCGTGACAGCAAAGACCGGGTGAGGGAGATGTCCATCCTGGACGCCATCAAGAGTCTGGACCCGGAGAAGAAAAACGTCGTGAGGTTTATTAGTTTTTTCGGAATCCAGAAGAATTCCTTCCTGGTCTTTGAGATGTTGGACAGAAGCTTGTCCTACCTGCTGAGACAACAGAAGAAAAGACCACTGAGTCTGAACGAAATCCGCCCCATCACGCACCAGCTGCTGGTGGCACTGGACGCCCTGAAGGGAATCGGCATCCTTCACACCGACGTCAAGCCGGACAACATCATGCTTGTCAACCACAAAGACCTGCCCTACAGGGTCAAGCTCATCGACTTTGGCAACGGAATCCCGACGTCCAAGGTCCACATCGGAATGAGCATGCAGCCTCCCAGCTTGCGAGCGCCGGAGGTGACCTTGGGTCTGCCCATCTCTGAGGCAGTGGACATGTGGGGGCTGGGCTGTGTTCTGGCGTTCCTATACTTTGGCTTCCACATATTCCCCGGCCGGTGCAACCACAGGATCAAGGTCATCTGCCAGCTGCTGGGGCAGCCCCGGGACAAGCTCCTGGACGTCGGCCTGAACACCAACTTGTACTTCAGCAAGAAGGAGAACGGTCCTCTCAAGTGGATGTTCCGCTTCGCCAACGAGTGCTTCAAGCTGAGCAAGATCGAGAGGAAGCTCCAGAAGATCACGCTGGACAGCCCCCTGACCATCGACCTGGCCGTGCATCGCTTCTACAAGATCAAGAACACGGTGGAGTGTAAAGACAAGATCGAGTTCCTGGGCCTCCTCAAATGGATGCTGCAGCCCGAGAGCAAGCGCCGCGTCTGCCCGTCCAAAGCGCTCCTGCATTCCTTCGTCACCATGAGTCACCTGACCAAGCAGAAGAAGAGCTGCTCCTACGTGACCGAGGCTGTCAACCTGATGGCGGTCGTCCCCAAGGAGAAGGCCGGCCAGTGA